TCAAGAACTGCTCATCTACTGCTACCGCCTGCTCGGATCGCTCCATGACGCCGAAGACCAGGTTCAAGAGACGCTCCTGCGCGCCTGGCGCCACCTTCAGGGCCTCAAAGACCCAGCCTCCATGCGTCCCTGGCTCTACAAAATCGCCACCAACGTCTGCCTTGACGCCCTCAAGAAACGTCCGACCCGCACTCTCCCACTGGCTGCCTTTCCCCCCGCTGATCCGGAGCACCCCATAGCACCCCCACTTACCGAAGCAACCTGGCTGGAACCATTCCCCGATCACTGGCTCAGCGAAGCCACTGAAAACCCTGAAGCTCGCTACACGCGCACAGAAAGCATCTCGCTCGCCTTCCTCACCGCTCTGCAATTACTGCCTCCTCGGCAGCGGGCTGTCTTGATCCTCGCCGACGTCCTGGACTGGCGCGCCAAAGAGATCGCCCACCTGCTCGACAGCTCCATCGGCTCCATCAACAGCCTCCTACACCGTGCGCGCCTCACCCTTGAGCAACGCAATCGTGGACAGGAACCTGAGACCGCCCGCCAGCAGCCAGCGGACGAAGAGACGCGCCGTCTGCTCGCGCGCTACATGTATGCCTGGG
This is a stretch of genomic DNA from Thermogemmatispora onikobensis. It encodes these proteins:
- a CDS encoding RNA polymerase subunit sigma-70; protein product: MTTHKHARAHAQRTPGGTEPFPVSPATDADLASDGSPLLEAYRQELLIYCYRLLGSLHDAEDQVQETLLRAWRHLQGLKDPASMRPWLYKIATNVCLDALKKRPTRTLPLAAFPPADPEHPIAPPLTEATWLEPFPDHWLSEATENPEARYTRTESISLAFLTALQLLPPRQRAVLILADVLDWRAKEIAHLLDSSIGSINSLLHRARLTLEQRNRGQEPETARQQPADEETRRLLARYMYAWEHDDIEGLIALLKEEATLSMPPYAAWYQGLAAIRAILATCPFQSGRPQQWRLLPTAANGQPAFAVYRHNAARDAYMAYGIQMVSLEKSAATAARVITSIIMFHDAALVARFGLPEQLPISSERYHPAGSAFVAPPPT